The nucleotide sequence GTAAATCATCCGCGATTCCTGGTAAGTCGGGTAAATCGATTGGGACGTCGATTGTGGGTACATCCCCTAAATGTGGGCTGTAGAAGTAATTTTCTCCTGTGTGTTTATTTACGGTGGTTGGCTCTGATATGGATAGAGGCGCGGCGCCAATTTCTGGGCCATCGCTTACTACTTCCTTTTTAGTTCTTTGCAGGATTTTGAGGGCGTCTGCTATGATGTATTTGTTGTATAAATTGGTGCCTGAATTATACAATAACACGTCGTTAACGTTTTCTATGTTGTTTTTGGGGATTTCTCCTAAACCCTCATAGTTGGGTTTTTGGTTGTCAACGaaatttaaatgataaaattgtaGCGTTTCGAGTTGGTCATCGTTTACAGGCTCATCTTTATACTTTAAAGGAAATGTTTGTTTTGTTGGAATGTTTTCGTTATCGAACAAGGTCTTATAGGGCTGGTTTAAATCAGCAGCTGGGTACTTACTGCTTGAAAACACCTGAATGGCTTTTTTAGCGCCCGAAAGCTTTGATATTTTCAAGTTGACTTTGTCAATTCTTccatttaattgatttaaatgcTCAGCATCTTTCTCTATCCTAGAAGagattcttttaaatatatcatttgagacgtCGGATAAATAATTGAAAGATTCCGCGATTTGGATTATcgtttcttcttttcttaaGTTCAACGGAATAACAGGAACGTTGTAGACAGACatttttgtatgtatgtataaactacatgtattaaaaaattaagttttgacGTCACACAACATAACCCCACTTTTATCTGTCAACAAAAATGGATGTTACTTTTAGCTACGTTTTTGAGAATTATTATTTCGAGGAGAACATTAAAATCCCCATCAATGGAAATGTTTCAGAACTGGCTTATAtacttttaaacaaatacGAATTACCAGATTACGCTTCAAAAGACTTAATCGCGGTGTTAACCCAATTCATTGACGAAAACACGGAAGAAGAATACAACAAATCCACGAatgagttattaa is from Onthophagus taurus isolate NC chromosome 8, IU_Otau_3.0, whole genome shotgun sequence and encodes:
- the LOC111425386 gene encoding WASH complex subunit 1 codes for the protein MSVYNVPVIPLNLRKEETIIQIAESFNYLSDVSNDIFKRISSRIEKDAEHLNQLNGRIDKVNLKISKLSGAKKAIQVFSSSKYPAADLNQPYKTLFDNENIPTKQTFPLKYKDEPVNDDQLETLQFYHLNFVDNQKPNYEGLGEIPKNNIENVNDVLLYNSGTNLYNKYIIADALKILQRTKKEVVSDGPEIGAAPLSISEPTTVNKHTGENYFYSPHLGDVPTIDVPIDLPDLPGIADDLRYTDNSDRTIAPSVITSPNIPELPEIITTPNKSEQIQPNIQIDPPTNSKLEPKIETKIEPKIISQIESKPIESTPKETEPTPTSLETSLETALESSLINELPIIETPSKPVIPDMHATLMDAIRKAGGMKKLKATEPRKNEDEVKKKPSGGDLMADLHSKLLMRRKGISGAEKANGIEPGSAMDRISAMLPPPPVKSEQSESGTTDDDWED